The Acipenser ruthenus chromosome 30, fAciRut3.2 maternal haplotype, whole genome shotgun sequence genome includes the window GAAATCTTGTATTCGACTCCACCCAATTCCACAagatcaaaataaaacacaatgagattaattttttaatgaattccaATTGGTATTGCATTAAAAATAACTATGTAAGAGGATAAAACAGTCACAGGGTCCTAATCAGGGACTCCTAAACTGGTCATgctaataaagcactttgaatctGAATTTGAATCTGACTCCAGGGCCAGGTGGGTGTGATAGTATTGCAATCTGAGCTCATTGAATCGGAGACTGATTCGGTTTCAGCAGTTAAACTAACAGGACCCAGGGCAGGCTCTCTGGCTCATGACCGGAAAAGACACCTACGTTCCTGGGTCGAATCGGCACGCGCTCACTATCCTCGTTCATCCCAGGAATGATCACAGTCATCCTGCGAGGGCCTTTAAATCCCAGAACGTTGGTCTCCTGTAACAGGAAGCAATGCAAGGAAAGGCATGTCTGAATGATTTAGGAAGGTAAATGCTGCTACAAAACCACACTGTCTGTCATCAAACCTGTTCTAGACCTTCCTTCTACTGTTACATAGTTTACTTACATAAATGATAGCCGAGAGCTCCTGGCGCACTTTCGACCAATCAGAGTTCGCCCTGTCAGGGTTGATCCCGTTGTCGAACACAGTGAATTTGGTCCCCATTAAATTGGACCTGTCAAAAGAATGCATGTTTGACAGATTTTCAGCAGCGACTGTGGAGGTTTGAGCCCATGGGCTGAATTCGGACAAAGACCTGAGGATTGCTCATACCACATGTGTCCACATGATTGGATGAGTTGTTCCAAGATACAGCGAAAAGATGTTATCACACCTGCAAGGGCGGGTTAGAATCGTCTGTTTTTACCTCAACTTTCCGATGAAGTTCTCCCCGTCCCGGGACATGTCTGTGGGGTCTATAGAGATCAGGTAATTGGACGTTTTACTCTTCTTGCGTTTCCTCCCAGCCAATAGGAACACCTGATGAAGAGAGTCAGAAGAGAGTCAATAGACTTGTAGGGAACAGTGAGCGTCAATACCTAGCAGCCCAAGCCAAGTCCACATTTAAAAGGAGGCGCTGGCACCCCAGTTTATAGATTTATAAACTGGATAAtaaacccctccctctccccgagACGTTTGCTGGTGAACTCCTCACCTTCTTGTCGTTGTCGAGGTGCAGGTAGTAGGTCGGGTAGAGGCCCCGGTCCATGCCCTTCTTGTCGCGGGTGACCTTGCACTTGATCGTCACGCCCTGGGGGGCGGGCCCCAGAACGAACTCCTCCAGATTGTCCACCTCGATGACGGGCGACGGGGGGCGCTCCTCCTGTAAACACGCAgcctttcaaatatatatatatatgtagtggtGGTGGCTGGACGGCCGTCCGTACAGACCTCAAACTTTGGGAGCTACACTGAGCAGTTATGATTCTTATGATGTCACACCATTCTAACGCCATGGATACAGTTGTGCCAAACAATAGAGTGTTCCACTGTTCTACAGGACATGAATCTATAATAATGGGCAGTTGCAATGGGGTGGCCCACAGCTCAGCCAATGAGACTCAACTACCCTTCGCTGGTGGTTCAGACAGACACACCCCTCTGTGATCTCTCAAATACCTCTGCGTACCATTCACTATTCTTCTCAAGTCTGTCTTTCAGCAGAAGGCTGGTGAGAACTCACTTTTTTGGTCTTTTTGCCCTTGCCCTTCTTCTTGGTGCTTTTCGGGGCTGCTTCGTTTTCCTCCTCGCTTTTGTTCTCCTCTGATTTCGCAGGACCTGTgcagacacagagacacggagacacggagacacagagacacaaagaCACGGAGACACcatgagaaataaacaaatgtcAGTAGAAACTCAAAGTAGCATTCAACTGACATTAAAAACCAGGACCTCAAAACAAGGCCAAAACATGCTTAACTGCAGGGCACATACAGAGAGACAACAGTCTCCCTCACTGTTAAAACATACCTGACTGCTCCCCTGGAAACACAGCTCTCTCTTCTCCCACTCAATGCGCCCTCTATTCATGTCTTAATTAACATACCGTGCTAGCAGTGCTCCAGATACACAGAGAGCAGGCGTCCCAGCCTCTAGCGGAGGCTTCCCCAGACCCACCTTTCTTCTTGCCCTTCTTGTCTTTGGCCTCGCCCCCTGTCTGGAACATCGTGGCGGGGTTTGCTGTGTTTGCTGTGCTCTTCTTCTTGGTCTTGCTCTGTCTGGAGTCACTGCCGCTCTCCTCGCCTTCTGACTTTGACTCTGCAGtggggtgggtgtgtgcgtgtgtgtgtgtgggtgtgtgtgcgtgtgtgtgcgtgtgggtgggTGGGAGTGTGGGTAGGGGTGTGGGGTGCAGGGagagaaaacagaaaagaaatacaATGAAACGGACAGGAGAGAGAAAGGACTCCTGCACcccaacccattccatacaccctCCActcctaccctaaccctaaccctaacccatccCATACACCCTCCActcctaccctaaccctaaccctaacccattccatacaccctCCActcctaccctaaccctaactcattCCATACACCCTCCActcctaccctaaccctaaccctcaatTTAAATTCTCAGGTAAAACTTGACTCAATTTCTTATTCAGTTTCAGAATTTAGATTGACATGCATTCATACACCCACGAGTTCTCTTCAATGAATCCTGAAAGAAAATCGTTTGGACTCTGGGAGTCGCAGGCAGTTCGTGACACACCTTTCTTTTTCCCCTTGGCCTCTGGTTTGTCCCCGTGTATCTGGAACATGGAGGCAGACTCCTTCTTCTTGGGTTTAGTCACCTTCCCTTTGGCTTCTGTGTCATTTTTCTCCTCTTGAGAAAAGGGACAATGTTCTTTACAAACGTCTACTGATGCTGCaatataactgaaataaactacaGCAGAAGCTCAATGTGACAATCCCCTGACTTACAAACAAGACACCCACTTGAAACCAGAAACAGGGCCCCTGGAAGAGAGGTGAAGACCAGAGCCGAGGAATGTGATCTGGCTCTAAGTTTATGAATACACTTCTCAGGTATTCACTCATTGGAAACCGGTCTCACAGTTAAACAAAGCCTAATAAACAGCGGCTCTGGTGGCGGGACATCGCCTGTACTGTACACAAAGACGTAGAAATCCTCTCGGTGATGACGTGATGACGTGATTTTATGAACGTTGTTAAAAGCTTTCATACAGGCACCCTTCGTCTAGGTTTGTCTAGGTTGAAATGTTCTCAGAGCTCCTCAAACTCACCTTTGGTTTTGGTTTTCTTGTCCACGGCGTCTCCGGAGGCCGTGTCTTTTTGAGTTTTCTTTTTCGTCTTTTTAGCGGGAGCTTCTTCTGGGGGGTCATCCTGCTCATCTCCGTCATCATCGTCCACCGagtcttaaaaaataaacaaaaccagcaGGCGTTGGCTCAGAAATTCATTATAGAGAACTGGTTCCAGTGGCGTGCCAGATGTAGAGTACTGGTTCCACTGGTGTGGTTTACATTTCCGTACCGTATATATTTGTTTATCCTCTCACCTTTCTTCTTTTTGGGTATCATTTTAGTCTTTTTCTTTGGTTCTTTTTCTGCCGGCTCATCCTTTTCTTTGTcgtgtttctttttctttacttTCTTTCCATCTAGGAGGGTTAAACCACAGAAGAAGGGAAGAGAAAACACACTGCTTacagtttaacaaacaaacagcacaagAACAAAAGGGAAAGCACACCATGATTGTTCTCTCTTGTTTGTAGTGTTTGATTTAATCAAAAATACCTACATTCCCCTTATAGGTGCCCCATAGTGAAAGCACGGCAACGTGTAATAACGTAgcgtgaaagcatggtaaagcgtaGGTAAGTATTCTTACTCTGTGTGGAGGTGCTGTATCACTCTTACTCTGTGTGGCAGTGCTGTATCGCTCTTACTCTGTGTGGCAGTGCTGTATCACTCTTACTCTGTGTGGCAGTGCTGTATCACTCTTTGTGTGAGTGCTGTATCACTCTTACTCTGTGTGGCAGTGCTGTATCACTCTTTGTGTGAGTGCTGTATCACTCTTTGTGTGAGTGCTGTATCACTCTGACTCTGTGTGGCAGTGCTGTATCACTCTTTGTGTGAGTGCTGTATCACTCTTACTCTGTGTGGCGGTGCTGTATCACTCTTTGTGTGAGTGCTGTATCACTCTTACTCTGTGTGGCAGTGCTGTATCACTCTTACTCTGTGTGGCAGTGCTGTATCACTCTTTGTGTGAGTGCTGTATCACTCTTACTCTGTGTGGCAGTACTCTCCTGCTCTGGTGGATGGAGCTCATCGCTCTTCCTTGTCTTCCTGGGTTTGCTCTCTGTGCCGTTGGCCTGCTTCACGCTGGGctcttgctttttctttttggGTTTCTACTCCGGGACGGATCCTGCACAAACACAGCTGAGGGGTTAGAGgagtaataaccaaggctttgaaaACATACATTTCCATATCGGAGGACAACGTCCTTAGCATGTTGCTGTATATTGTTTAGTTTTCTCTATGAAGATTtcttctgaccccccccccccccctctatacACAGTAAGGCGGGCATCATAATCAGAACTGGCAATCGTGGTCGTCTCTCTATCTCGTCCAGCTGTAAGCTGAGAGGAACCAATTCAGATCATGCAGATGGTGTGGCCGCCCAATTTAACAGAGAATCATCAGAATATATGAGATTGCTTATGATGAGTGACGTCTTGTGACGCTGGCACTAGGACCCCACatccacactgctacacacactaTAGAACATTATATGGGTTCCTAATAGCTGCCAGGATGGCTTTGCGTTTACAGCTGTATTATGAAGCTAGGAGAAGGAGGTTAAAGGGTTACAGCAGCATCCAAGATAAAGACGTGGAAAAACAATCTGAGAACAACGTGCCGTAAAATAAGAGTCAAATACAACATGATCTTACCGTcaggagcagcagcagggatAGCATTGGATAAAAGAGGAGACAGATAAGCAGGCATGCTACATTGTGTCTGCATATGATGGTATGAGAAGGGACGCGGGGTAATAACCTAGCCAGAAAGATCACAGATCTTCAGTATATTTATATTCGGCTGTTTGTATTTTGCAATAATAAAAGAGACAGAttgatagagagacagacagacagacagacagacagacagacagacagacaggcagacagacagacagacagacagatcgttagagagacagacagacagacagacagacagacagacagacagacagacagatcgatagagacagacagacagacacacagacagacagacagatagatttcATGTTTAGATATGTTTTACAGCAATTAATATTCGTTCCATAtgctaaaaatgtgtaaaatcaaCTGTTATCCGATCTGAAAGGTCTATTGGAGTCCAGGGATGTATGGTAAGCGTTTGGGGTGGATCTGTGAAAACTGAAGCCAGCGATCATGTTCACTGTGCAGTGAGAGAGCCAGTCAGACAGGATTCTAATAAACAGCACCCAGCCCTCCCAGTCTTCATCCTGGTAGAGAAACTAGGTCACCCTGGTCTCCACAGCAATACAGCAGCAGAGGATTAGACCCACAGCTCCTAATCTCATTACTGGACAATCTTGTGTCTCTAATTATACCGTCACACGTGACAATCCCAAAAGCAAGGAAAACACAAGAGTCGCTAACCCTTTCCATGGAGTGTCTCGAattcctgtgtatttacacagcagtGCAGAGCAGCAGACAGCTACAGCGGCCCAAACAACCAAAACCTCGCCTGCAACGATCTCACAAATTAGAAActctttttatatattatacatggGACTTCCGTAATGGGCTCGCTACTGAGAAAACACCTGTAGGTGAGTTTTAAAGGTAGATATGTACCTTTACTCTCCACTAGCACACCTCCTGTGTCTGGTTTCATTCCATTCATTTTCAGAAGAAACTCAGAAGAAGAACAGAATTGATTTCATGTTGTCgtagtgttattttttaaaaaccatactgtactttattttttttctgggtgGATTTTTACTGTGGTTGTGATTCTCAGCTGAAGTTTCTGCTTGGATACGATTGCGTCACAGCTCTAAGCAATGCAGTCCTGGACTGGAACTACCGTGTCCTGATGTTCTGAAATAGAACACCCTGCTAAATCCAAAAACCTTTTTTAGGGAGCTATCCAAGTACAAACAAACTTTCTGTGCATGGTCTATTACAACCAGCATTACCAGAGCCTCACCGTAAAACAGCTCCCTCAGTCCAAACGCAATCATATCAGTGCTTAGCTAATTACAATGAGACCCCTCACGCAGACCACCTCCCTGTACACAACGTTACCTTCTCTGCAGACATGTCAGGGGACTGGGATCCACTCAAGGACCTCCTGCGTTCAAAAATCCACGGAAAACCCAATAGTGACCAGATAAAAAACAACCAGATAACCAGCTCCTTAGGGAAGTACTGTGAAAGCTGAGCTCAGCAGTGAGCCCTCAGCAGAACGCTAAAGGAGATCATCCGATTTACCTGAGGTCCATCTGGCAGGGAAATGACACGCTGTTTGGGACAAACCACCCGGAGCAgagaggggtggggtgggggcagGAGCAATGTTCTAGTGTGGAAGGATAAATTCTCAAAAAAACAAACGTTGTCATTGGCGTTGTATCCACCCGCATGCACAGTAGAACCATGGACAGTCATCTTCTGGGACGTGTATGGATCCTTATAAGACCAGGGACACAGTGATCATTGGTTCCCTCGACCAGGGTTATTGAAAACCCTTGGCTTCAGTTAGAAAATGATTGACAGCGAGATCATTTGGATCAGCATGC containing:
- the LOC117434236 gene encoding tubby-related protein 1-like isoform X1; translation: MPLQSDILREVWTSDNDQDEDCASQLHRQKPKKKKQEPSVKQANGTESKPRKTRKSDELHPPEQESTATQNGKKVKKKKHDKEKDEPAEKEPKKKTKMIPKKKKDSVDDDDGDEQDDPPEEAPAKKTKKKTQKDTASGDAVDKKTKTKEHCPFSQEEKNDTEAKGKVTKPKKKESASMFQIHGDKPEAKGKKKESKSEGEESGSDSRQSKTKKKSTANTANPATMFQTGGEAKDKKGKKKGPAKSEENKSEEENEAAPKSTKKKGKGKKTKKEERPPSPVIEVDNLEEFVLGPAPQGVTIKCKVTRDKKGMDRGLYPTYYLHLDNDKKVFLLAGRKRKKSKTSNYLISIDPTDMSRDGENFIGKLRSNLMGTKFTVFDNGINPDRANSDWSKVRQELSAIIYETNVLGFKGPRRMTVIIPGMNEDSERVPIRPRNDNDGLLIRYQNKNMENLIELHNKTPMWNDETQSHVLNFSGRVTHASVKNFQIVHSNDVDYIVMQFGRVADDAFTLDFNYPLCAVQAFAIALSSFDGKLACE
- the LOC117434236 gene encoding tubby-related protein 1-like isoform X2 is translated as MPLQSDILREVWTSDNDQDEDCASQLHRQKPKKKKQEPSVKQANGTESKPRKTRKSDELHPPEQESTATQNGKKVKKKKHDKEKDEPAEKEPKKKTKMIPKKKKDSVDDDDGDEQDDPPEEAPAKKTKKKTQKDTASGDAVDKKTKTKEEKNDTEAKGKVTKPKKKESASMFQIHGDKPEAKGKKKESKSEGEESGSDSRQSKTKKKSTANTANPATMFQTGGEAKDKKGKKKGPAKSEENKSEEENEAAPKSTKKKGKGKKTKKEERPPSPVIEVDNLEEFVLGPAPQGVTIKCKVTRDKKGMDRGLYPTYYLHLDNDKKVFLLAGRKRKKSKTSNYLISIDPTDMSRDGENFIGKLRSNLMGTKFTVFDNGINPDRANSDWSKVRQELSAIIYETNVLGFKGPRRMTVIIPGMNEDSERVPIRPRNDNDGLLIRYQNKNMENLIELHNKTPMWNDETQSHVLNFSGRVTHASVKNFQIVHSNDVDYIVMQFGRVADDAFTLDFNYPLCAVQAFAIALSSFDGKLACE
- the LOC117434236 gene encoding tubby-related protein 1-like isoform X3, whose product is MSAEKKPKKKKQEPSVKQANGTESKPRKTRKSDELHPPEQESTATQNGKKVKKKKHDKEKDEPAEKEPKKKTKMIPKKKKDSVDDDDGDEQDDPPEEAPAKKTKKKTQKDTASGDAVDKKTKTKEHCPFSQEEKNDTEAKGKVTKPKKKESASMFQIHGDKPEAKGKKKESKSEGEESGSDSRQSKTKKKSTANTANPATMFQTGGEAKDKKGKKKGPAKSEENKSEEENEAAPKSTKKKGKGKKTKKEERPPSPVIEVDNLEEFVLGPAPQGVTIKCKVTRDKKGMDRGLYPTYYLHLDNDKKVFLLAGRKRKKSKTSNYLISIDPTDMSRDGENFIGKLRSNLMGTKFTVFDNGINPDRANSDWSKVRQELSAIIYETNVLGFKGPRRMTVIIPGMNEDSERVPIRPRNDNDGLLIRYQNKNMENLIELHNKTPMWNDETQSHVLNFSGRVTHASVKNFQIVHSNDVDYIVMQFGRVADDAFTLDFNYPLCAVQAFAIALSSFDGKLACE
- the LOC117434236 gene encoding tubby-related protein 1-like isoform X4; translation: MSAEKKPKKKKQEPSVKQANGTESKPRKTRKSDELHPPEQESTATQNGKKVKKKKHDKEKDEPAEKEPKKKTKMIPKKKKDSVDDDDGDEQDDPPEEAPAKKTKKKTQKDTASGDAVDKKTKTKEEKNDTEAKGKVTKPKKKESASMFQIHGDKPEAKGKKKESKSEGEESGSDSRQSKTKKKSTANTANPATMFQTGGEAKDKKGKKKGPAKSEENKSEEENEAAPKSTKKKGKGKKTKKEERPPSPVIEVDNLEEFVLGPAPQGVTIKCKVTRDKKGMDRGLYPTYYLHLDNDKKVFLLAGRKRKKSKTSNYLISIDPTDMSRDGENFIGKLRSNLMGTKFTVFDNGINPDRANSDWSKVRQELSAIIYETNVLGFKGPRRMTVIIPGMNEDSERVPIRPRNDNDGLLIRYQNKNMENLIELHNKTPMWNDETQSHVLNFSGRVTHASVKNFQIVHSNDVDYIVMQFGRVADDAFTLDFNYPLCAVQAFAIALSSFDGKLACE
- the LOC117434236 gene encoding tubby-related protein 1-like isoform X5 — protein: MIPKKKKDSVDDDDGDEQDDPPEEAPAKKTKKKTQKDTASGDAVDKKTKTKEHCPFSQEEKNDTEAKGKVTKPKKKESASMFQIHGDKPEAKGKKKESKSEGEESGSDSRQSKTKKKSTANTANPATMFQTGGEAKDKKGKKKGPAKSEENKSEEENEAAPKSTKKKGKGKKTKKEERPPSPVIEVDNLEEFVLGPAPQGVTIKCKVTRDKKGMDRGLYPTYYLHLDNDKKVFLLAGRKRKKSKTSNYLISIDPTDMSRDGENFIGKLRSNLMGTKFTVFDNGINPDRANSDWSKVRQELSAIIYETNVLGFKGPRRMTVIIPGMNEDSERVPIRPRNDNDGLLIRYQNKNMENLIELHNKTPMWNDETQSHVLNFSGRVTHASVKNFQIVHSNDVDYIVMQFGRVADDAFTLDFNYPLCAVQAFAIALSSFDGKLACE